A region of the Dermacentor albipictus isolate Rhodes 1998 colony chromosome 4, USDA_Dalb.pri_finalv2, whole genome shotgun sequence genome:
AGTCTTGTAAACTTGCTTGCAGACTTATTTGCTGCTGTCATGAAAATCCGGCTCCTGGATAAGCAGACGGGGACACGggatagaagaaaagaaagggcaCAGTCAATGCTTCAGTAAAAATTGTATTGAGAGCTTCAGAAGCACGACTTTTTAAcgatttgtttgtttgctgtttaCGTCTATCTTTTACAGCAGGAACTGCTGTTCTCTCAAATCTCGACTTCATCCACATGGCGTGTAAAAACGAAAAATGTGAAATAACTTTTTTGGAGGAATCACTTGGCGTGTGTCACAAAATGATTTCATCACCGTCTCTAGTCCCTCCAAACAACCAGACATAGCAGATACGAGGTTGACGCGCAAATAATCGGGAATACCTCTGAAGTTCCTTTTAAACAAGGCATTTGCGCTGGAACCTTGCAACATTTAAGCATGAGCTTCGGCATTTTGTTGCTATTTGGGCTTGTTAGTGATCCATAAAGCAGTAAATATGGCGCATTGCAGAGGAGCATACACAAAGAAGAAACGTGGACACACTGGGCGATAAGGGTGTCCAGTTCCTTATTTGTTGATTTTTTCTTTCTGCGCGCTATTTTTGCTGCTCTTCAGTGCTGACTGTTGCGGGCTCTGCTAGACTATTCTTCAAAGGTGTAACCGGTTTACTTTCGTTAGCATATTCTCAAACGATATGAAGGTGAAGATCGCGATGAAATGAGCCGCTTTCACGACGAATGGATTTATCCGTCGCTTGCGAAAGTGACAAACAGCTTTCCTCACTTTCGTGATGAAAGCGGACAAACAGGTTTATTCTTGCTTGATGTTAGGTTGACCAATGAATAATCTGCTATACTTGTGATAGTTGGCTAATATTGCCAATAGACATACCAAAAACATGCCAAAGCAGACGAGGATGTGTGTGTGTAGTGTGTGTACTTCTCTTAGTCCTGCTCCGACGTCTAATATGCGCTGCAATGATAGTGAAGAATAGACTGAAGTGATTTATCCTTTTCCCTTCCTCGCCAAAATGAGCTACGTGGTGACGCATCATTCCAGCTAAATCGAGCCGACAGTGAAACCCCTCAATTTGGTCCCAAACGCGCAACGAGAAGAGTAGGTCACTCACGTCCTCCCTTAACGTCGCCCTAAAATCCGTCGCATGTCTCCTTAGGCACCATGGGCGAGTCGTCTGGGCAGTAGAAGGAGTCCGCGAATGCCGGAACATGCTTAGCTGCCGCATTGCAAATCCAGCGCCCCGGCATCCGGCCAGATCCGTTCCTGCGAAACGTGTAGAAGGGTCCCGCTTTACAGGGCTTGTCCACAAAGTGATGCTAGTGGTTTTATTGTGAAGCGACGATACGTCGCAGTGTGCTAGGACCGGTTGGGATTCatgagatgggggggggggggggtgttagcTTAGGCACGCGCGGTCGCTCAGTCGTTTGCTACCATCTGGAGAGTAAGAACAGTATTTTCCACGAAACCCGTTTCCATTTCCCGTGCAAGCCGTGGTACGCAGCTCGTTGGAACAAAGGATTGCTATCACGCTTTGTGTGAAATTCGGCAAGTCCGCAGTGGAAACTTTTTCTGTGATAAAGACGGCCTTTGATGGTAATTGTTTGTCGGAATGTCACGTCTACCGGTGGCAGAAAGCCTCTTTACAAGGTATTCAAGAGGTCAGTGATGAAGCCCGCGCTGGACGGCCGTCAACGACCATCACCAATGAAAATGTGACACGTGTGAAATATCTTTTGAACTCAGACAGCCGCCTGAGTGTTCGTTTGGTGGTACAGACATTAAACATTCCAAGAACTATCGTTCACGAGATTTTGACGAATAATTTGAAGATTCGAAAAGTGGGCACCAAGATTGTGCCCAAAGTATTAATTTACGACCAAAAATCGCGCCGAGTTGAAACGTGCCAAGAAATGTGGGACTTGTGTGTGACCCCCACTATTTAGCCAATGTCATCACAGGTGACGAGTCTTGGTTGTTGAATACGACCCCGAAACAAAGACGCAAATAGCGAGTGGCGCTCCTCAGCATCTCCTCGCCCCAAGAAGGCCAGTATGAGCATGTAAAGGTCAAGACCATGTTCATTGTGTTCTTTGACATCAGGGGACACCATGAGTTTGTACCACATGGTACAACCGTCGAAGCCAAATTCTACGTGACAGTGCTCAGGAGACTCGAACAAAGGGTCCATCGCGTCCGTCCTGAAATCGCGGCCGATTGGAAACTTCACCATGAAAACGCGCCAGCCCACACCCCCTTCCTCGTGACCCGCTTCCTGGtcgattcaaatgtgccaatgGTCTTCCAGCTGTCCTACACTCCTGACGTCGTTCCCCCGGATTTGCTTTTGTGTCTGCGGTTGAAAACTCCCACGAATGGACATTATTTCGGCACAGTTGACAAAGTTCAAGAGGCTTGCACCAGGGCTATAGAGGACATTCCGGAGGAAGCCTATAGCGTGCCACCTTCGGGAAATCTCGCTGGAAGCGATGTGTCGACGCAGAGGAGTCTATTTTGAAACCATTTAATGCGTTGTAGTAATCTGCTCAATAAATTCGTTTTAATGGACTAATTGAGGTTGCTTTTCGGACATACCCTGTATATTACGCATAACATGTaccacgtcaaaaaaaaaaaggaaaggaggggCTGCAATTTTGTGGAGCCATTTAAATACAGGATATGGCGTCTCTCCGTCCGGATGAAAGCAGCGTTATGATAAGAAAAGCCTACGTTAATTTGACTGGTACTCCGAAAGAGTTGCCTGTTATTTCACGCTATATATTTGACCACGCAGCACACTTGTTTCTGAAAAGAGAGAGCACAGTAATGTGTCCAGCTGGCGTCATTCACTCAGGAGTGCTGTAATTCGCGTGCCTGTATCCCTCGTCATGTGCCCTCCTAACGAAAGCGTCACTGTGTCTAGCGCATAGTTTCGAGTGGCGCTCTCAAACGCCAGGGCATAAAGGGGCTGTATCAGGGTGCAGGAAGCCTTCGTACATGAAGGCTCGGGCGCACCTCGTTGCACCCCCACTTGGGCTAAGTTATGCTGAAATGAGTGGCAGTTTTAGCCACGGATTCCATCTTTTCTCTGAGCGTGAAGAACGCGTTTGGCGAGGAATAACATACAGTCCGAACTTGGAGGCTGGAGTGATTAGAACTGGCTCATTAGTCCTTCTTTTCAGCCGGCGACAGGACATACATTTCGCTGGCCAGCGCGAAGCATTTAAATCTCAGCATGCAGGCTCGCGTCCTCGCTTACACGTAAAGCTCACAGTATCCCCGGCAGAACCGCACAAAGAAGCGCTGCCGCATCGACAGCAGGCCCTGCTGCGACATCACGGACGGTGCATCGTGGCGCGTTCGCCCGCTGGAGTCGGCTGTCGAGGGGCGGTTGAACGTCGCAAGCTCGAACGCCGTCTGCAGGGCGAGTATGGCGCTTCCTAGCTGGTCCCACACGTCTGCGTCCGAGAACTCCAGGCCACCGGCGCTGCTGGACAGGTACACCTGCAGACGCCCACCGCGCCGTTCGGCCAGAGCTTTCGCACAGCGGAGTCTCGTAGAAGGAAAGAGAACTAGGTCGTCAATCAAATCTGAGGCTCTTTACACCCAGCGTTTTAATACTGCACCCTGCGTCTGCCTTAGGGATTGAACGATTTACGATTGAATGTCTAGCAGCGCAACTAGCTTTAAATTAAAACATTAAAAAGGAGAGGGAGCGTGTCCTACATTGACCTTAGTCGTTCTCCTGGTACCTTTCGGTTCAAGATGGCGAGGCTTCTTGGCACGTGCACTCCTATCACGGTAACGTTTAATAAAGGAGCATGTTTTCACAATTATGTGCACCTATAAATAGAAGTTACGTAGTAATTTTTACTAAAGTAATATTTATTAAGGGGGCATACTTTCAGAAACTTCTCAGAATGTGGAAAATATGGTCGAGAGCTCTGCTGCTCGCGCCTACAAATTGCGGTATTGCGGTAGATGTGTTTACGATGGTACGCAATGTCTGTTGCACATAATTAGAATGGCTGGCGCTTGACCGGGACTCACGAAATTAATGTAATCGGAAATTGTCGCACTTCGTGTACTGCGTCACTTTCATGAATTTACTTTGGAACTTCGCCAAAGCACAGCAAGATATAGCAGTATGGGACAAAAGGGAATGGCAATAGAGTCAGGCAGGACTGGTAGAAAGCAACAACAAAGCACTGATTCACCATTGGCAGTGGTGATTGATCGATTATCTTGAGTACTGCATCGTGTTTTGTAAATTAGAATATACTGAGAGAAAGTATAGTGAATGCATTGTGACATGAATCCTAAATTGCGAATGAATTGtcctattaaaaaaaatatagcgCAGTGCCAGCATGCGCGATGTTTCGCATATTTCGGTACCCTTCTAAGAAGAGCCGTTACTAGCCAAAGCTTATTCTGTATTGCGCGAAGGTATGGTCCGTGCGTATCTGGTAGCTTTTGCACAGCTGTAAACTGCTTTTGAGATAAGGTACATTGGCGAATTAGAAATTAAACATATGACAATGTCACTTTTTCTTCGGTGAGTTATCTACCTGCCGGAGGCACAGCACGTATTGCCACATCTGCTGACGTGTCTTGGGAGTCCACCACTCACGCGCTGTGCCTGTCTCGTCCACGTGGCTGCCACGCTCCCCTACCGCCTGCGCCAATACCAAGTTTTGACATTATAATTGCCATATTTACAGTGCACCAAAAGACGAGAGACGGTAGAAGCAGCATAGACAGTTGTTGCCACTGTTGCTTCTGTCGTCCCTCGACTTCTGCTGCGCCACAATTCCGGTAATTAATCATGCACCAACTAGCACAGCAACGTGTTTTATTGAACCAACATTGTAAGTATGTGCAGACATATTCTACAGTGTCAAAAGATTGAGCTGTCTTCAGAATTGCGTTTGAATTTGAATGAGAAGAAACTGTTACTAACGTCGACACATTTGCATAGCGAGAGGAACCACACGCATGCTCACGCACATATCTTTTGGACAATTCTTTCTTTTCACTTCTGGCCATTTGCAACTCAGTTAAAAGGAGATACTGCACTAAGGGCCTTACTATTACCATtcatcacaacaacaaaaaaaagagacgcaAGAACAAAAGAGCTTGCTCGTATTTTGCACACTGCCGCTGAAAGACGTGACGCCCAGTTGGTGCGGTAAGAGACGGAGCAAGGTCGAATATCTCACGTGCATACCTGAAGCATTTGCTGCGCCGCCATGGTTCCCAACGTGGCGAGGTCCAAGAAAGGGAAACCCGACGCGAACGGCTCCCTGAGCTGGGCGGCCGGCACGCACAGCTCGTTGTCGCGGCTGAGCCTCACGCGCGGACTCTGCTGGCGCGTCAGCAGCCAGCCGCGTTCTGGGGAACGGCGCGTGCGCTGGAGGAACGCCAGCGCGGTCATCGTGTGCGCCAGGAATCCACCCCAGGAACTGTGGCTCGGGGCGGGGAGGTCGCGGGGTCGATAACCACCGAGGCCCTGCTGCGTGGCGTCGCAAGGTTGGTAATGATCCAGATGCAAGCTTGGGCCAGTTCGTTCGAAATTAGGTTTGGTACGCGTCTTCCGTTCGTCCAACTCGTCCGCGCCGATTATCGTTTGAAATGGTTCAAATGGTTCGAAAGAGTTGTGCCACCGTCACGAGTCGACCATGGCTCGTAATGTGGAGATGATGCTGCGACCCGCGGGACTACGCTGGGGCATCAGCGACATCAACGTATAGCACCACGCACATTTGGTGTCCTTATGAAGTTTTGAAAATGAACGAGTGCTTATTCGTGACCAGTTCATGCAATCAGAGTAACAAAGTAGCGGAGGGAGGCTATACTTGCTGAAGGAAGTGGATCACTCTGCGCTTACTTCCACTTGAACGTACACTGTTATGCTGTATACTGTATGATTGGGGTATGCCACGCTTCATTTACTAAGCAAGTAGAATCGCTCTGACCACGTCTTATTCTGAGGACTTCGCAGCTTAGAAATACCACGCTGTGAATAACCACACCATGCTTAGAAAGGGGAAATGTATTGCCACTAAAATAATTATGTATACAGTTATCTTAGTACCATATACTCAGTACCACAAAAAAATAATATTTCGCTGCGTCCTCCGTATTGCAAGAGCTACAGCAAGCGCTCACAAACCAAATAGAGTAGGGCATTACATACGCAATCTACCTTCATACTTTACAATGCAGGCCGCAGAACTTCGGCTATAGGATACTGGGCCGCATCTTGTACTCATGCATTTTACTATATTCTACATCCCATCAAAACACCTATAAATATACTTACCTATCAAACATACATAAAAAGACAAGAAGATATAGCTACACAGAGGAATAAGACATATTTTTACTGATAAAATAAACTGCAGGTGAATGTTCTTGGGGCCCTTAAGCAATTAAACTTTCATTAGTTGTCGGCTAAACAAGTACTGTAAGCTGCTAAACGGGGCTGAGACGTTCAACCGAGGGAGAGCTGGATTGTATATCATGTGGAGTCTTTAGCAACAACACATTAGAGAGCCGCCTACTACCGTTTAGAAAACAAACGGAGAAAGCTGCCGTTAAGGGTGAACCCTTGATGGAAACGGCAATAATGCGTCCATTGAGGCGAAGACATTCTGAGGGTAGCCTCTTCACCATATATGGAGCTCTAAAAGCTTTCATGCAGCATACAATGTCGCGCTTTATGCAGCTCAAAAGATACACAAGGAATGGTAAGCCGAGGATACGTGCGGATGGCTTGGGAAAAACGGCTCGGACGGCGGCCAGCTTGCTCTCCGCGGTGACGCGGCTCTCCCCGTCGAGCACGTGAGAGGCGTGCACCCGCTCGCGCAGCTTCAGCCTCAGCTCGTGCACCAGCGTCTGGGCGCGCGGCACGAACCGTTGGTCAGCGATGGCCTCCGAATAGAGCACGTTCCAGACGGGCGACAACACGCGCTGGCTCAGTCGAAGGCAACGCTCATTGTCACTGCCACCACTCCCTTTTTTGCCGCCCAGCACTGCgacgagcgagtgagcgagcgagagagagagagagagagagaaaactttattgtcgCTCAGTGGATTACCGGGCAGGTGGCCTCAGTCCAGGCCGAGACAACGGCTGACGCGCGTGGCGCTTTTCTTGCGCTGGAATGGCGCGCGTCGGCGCCGGTCAGGGAAAGATTTTAACGCCGGTCCGCGTCTTTTACACAGCGCTCGTATTCCAACAATTCTTGGATTCTACGCGtgaaaaccacgatctaattacaaggcacggcgtagtggggtactcctgattgcaattttgaccacctggtgttctttaacgtgtacataAATATAGGTaaacgaatgtttttttttcttatttttttttttacattttgccccGGTCTAAATACGGCCATGCCGAGGGCGTGATAGAACCGGCGACCTCGAGGTCatcagcacaatgccatagccactgagctatcgTGGTGGGTGGCTTACATTCTCGCCAAGAAAGTCTAACTCGTAATGCTCTTTGTATAGTAATACTGCTTGTCTAGTGCTCTATAAGTAGTGCTCATTCTCCATGCTTCCATGCATAGTTCCGCCTAAATACTCCAGTTCTACTGTCTGCAGTTACGCCACAACGTCGTTCATTAGGTGGAGATGGCGGAAATGCTGCTTAATAACAGTGCGCTATGGCGGCCGCGGAGTGATCAGTATACATATGTACAATTCGCAGTCTACAACAAACTGCGAATTTTCTTAGCACTGTCATGAGGAGTACTGGTTCCTTAAGCTCCCGCGTGGTGAATGCAGCGTGCCATCAGCACACATGTCAGAGAGAGATGCCGCTTTACCTCGTGCGATGTGCAGCCCAAGAACCGTGGCGAACGATTGGACGAGCAGGAGGGGCGTCACCATTTCGCGGTAGTGCGCCTTCAGCAGCACGCTAAGAACGGAGCGTACGGTCGACACCGCTCGGATCAGCACTCCGGGAGGCGCGGAGGAAAGGCCGGAAGCCGCGTACTGCGTGTCACACATGCCACGTGCACCGTGAATGTCTCGCAGACACGttgaaaacgagaagaaagggggttaaccgagcggcgcgattttcattagtcatatcataagaagccaacaaacactgacaccaaggacaacataggggagattacttgggcttaataaatgaaataacgaaacgataaattaatggaaatgaaagtggatgaaaaaacaacttgccgcaggtggggaacgatcccacaagcttcgcatttcgcgtgggatgctctaccaattgagctaccgcggcgccgtttcgccatcaactttcttgggtatttgtttcctagtagaaccctgggagcgttagccagcgccaccactcacagacctcagcggtggatgtggaacatctttctgccgcaggcgtcacgagaacgtgatcctttttgggtgaaggtaactggtcaataaaacaacacatgctacctgaaggcatcaatgttgccggattcgagacgctcattgtgtaataaacgagaataatgcgaaggttgtgggatcgttcgccacttgtggcaagttgttttttcataaaCTTTTATTTCCACTACGTTCATGACAACTTGAGCATGATTCAACCTTCTGTAGTATAAATCCAGAATTCGTCAGTGTACCACACGAAGCAGCCATCAACTTTGGCCATTTGCCAGATGGAAGGGCGCATCGTACTCCTTCTCTAAGCTATTACTATCGAACACAAACCGTGGATGCGGCCTCGATCCAGACGTGAGCGGGAACCGACGGGGCCAAGTGCGCGAGGACCTCCGGCGAGCGCATCGCTCCTCTCGGTGACGCTGCGCGCGACGACAACGACAGCATGTCGCGCAGCACGTCCGCCATCTCGGCCATGTCGTCGTCGGCCAGCCGGGTGCGTAGATACAACGCGCACCACGACAGCACACGGGCCGCGGTTCCGCGCGGCAGCCGGTCCGCGGGAAGGGGCGCTTTGGACGGCTCAACCTGAAAGGCAGTTAAAGCGCGAAGGACACTCGCTTTGAGGAAGTGGCGATGTTGCAATGAGGACCTCTCAAAATTCTGCGGCGTGCTATGGAGCGGAGATGTCAGCGCTTGTGGCCGCTTTGTCGAACCGGCGGAATAAGGAACGCCTCATGACTTTGTGGGCGCAAGGGCCCAACCACAAAGAAGACACACAGCGCCTGTGACGTGCTTTGTGCCTCTTCTTTGTGGTTCTGCCCACGCGCTACATTATGCCATTGCAATGCCTTTACTTCTCTCATTGCAGTCATGTTGCATAAGTGCTGCAGCGCCTGCAATCTCTGTGATATTTGGAAAGTCATAAGCGATTCGGTGTCCTTTCTTTCTATTTGGTTGTCGCTAAAATGCCATTCCACCGCTATGGAAAAGCTGCAACGATCTGCAACAACACTGACACAATTTATTGTGTAGAAGGTTGAAGACAGTACAGCAGAGTCatgagctgtaaaaaaaaaagggggggggggaatgagtcaggtcaccattgtgcaacatCTGACGCTGCATGATAATAAGCGTCAGTCGGAACAAAACCGCCCTCTATTGCTGCAATTTGAGCCACTGACAGTCATCGCCTTTAAGTGAAACCGCGTTTAAGAACGACGGGATTCTAGGATTGCGGCAAAGGGTTTTCAAGGTACGATGCAACTTTTTCCGGCACATGCGTTGCGTGGCGTAGTATGGTGCCAACCGAGTCGCGGTGGCTGTGACCATgctgctggttttgctggctttgcaAGAGTGCGCGATAGAAGAGCGTACCAGCAGCTGCGTCCTGTTGGTGCCCACCAGCCGGAAGCGCACACGGAGCACGGGTGTGAGGCCGAATCGCAGGGACAGCAGGAGCAATAGACGCACCACGTCCTCGTCCGGTGGGTCCGGCTTCAAAATACCCCACGACGAGTTCAGCGCCACCAGCAGGTGAACCGCTTCCCTGCGAAGATCCTGCAACGCAATGCGAACACTGAGCTATAGCATTTAAGGACCTACAGCAACGAAAGCTCACTTTGGCTATACTTGGCCATCGGTATATACTATCGAAGCAACCTTGGCAAAGTTGCAGGGCTAATGACTATTTAATTTTCTTATTGATAGCCTGTAAATAGCACCTAAGAAACGGCGCGCGCATCTGGCGGTTAGCCGATACCACGTACGCCCCATGTACGTCACCTTCGAAATATTGAGCGTGCCGCGGCCGCCGCTTGGTCTCAGAGGTCGTGCAGAGGATCGAGCCTCGCTGGCTCTGAACGTTTTGGGTCgtgcgtcacttccggcgagcggtaataactgcgctttttttttcaattttagaatCAAAAACATGTATTTTTGCGAGCGTTATGTGTCACATTTACTAGTCTTTCAAATGCAGTTTCGCGTCTATGCTAAATGAAACTAGGATTCCTACGCCGTCCAAAATTCCGTTGCAGCTGATTTTTAAGAAATAAGGTTGTTGGCCATGTCAGCTCGTGGTCAACGTTCAGGAACTCATTGTGGTTTCTTGCTAGGGGAGGGGAGTAGGGGAGGGAGACAATGAATTAAACACAGGATTGTAGTCCAACTAAACATGCAAAAAGCGACAATGATGTTGGAGTAGCTGGGAGCGTGGTAGAACCAAACTTGGGTGACTACAGACATTTGAAACGCTCTCAATAGATCGGACTCAGCCACAGATTTATTTACACTGATGCCTCATTTTGGTTCAGTTCATCTGATAACAGCCTTGTGTTCGATTCGTTGTGCTGATTCCTCTAAGATAAATTACAATAAGCTTCTACTTATGAACGAACCCAATTATTTCACTAACATGTCATTCGACAGGACGCACAGTTCTTGCTACACGCGTTTCtgtgcttatattttttttttcagttcgcaCTGAACTGACTTTGAACGTCTCAAAAATAAAGAGGCATTGGGAGTCAGTCTGCGAGCAAATGGGGCGCCCCCATTGGGTCGTTTAGTTTAATAAATCACATTTGTCTATTTACTGGCCGCTTTCATTAAAGCGTTTCCACGATGAAACAGAAACATATTACACAGCGGCAACATATGATGTAGGAGCTACGGCTCGAACACAGAAGAAAAAGGTAAAGTGGTTCCCTAAAAGTACCTGCACCTAATTTTAACTGCGTGCTACGGTGGGTTTAGCATGTTAATAAATAATAGGGAGGGAGAGGGGTGGAGCTAGGTGGTATCTATATAGTTTAGAGAAATTCCGACATAATGTATTCCGAAAAAAGAACTGAGTGCGTTAACAATCGTTCGAACTGCGTCATTTATCAGCGTTTTTCCCTTCTGACCACTCCCACGAGAAGAAAATGCCTTAAATTGGTTAGTTTTAAGGTCGATGAAAAATAGATATAAATTGAGCTAATTAAAACATTGTGCTTTTTAAATCATAACTGAAATAAAACTGGCCACGCAGTAATATGACGAATGTggtgtgctatatatatatatatatatatatatatatatatatataatcattgaAAGCAAGTCATGTTACTTTTGAGTGTTTCTAGCATAGGACATACCTTCCGTTTCCACTTATGAACACTGcccagacgtttttttttttttttggttttagGGATACAAGTCGCCGAGCTGCTCACCTTGCTACAGTTCAGAACGATTGCGTGTAACATTTTCGAAATACGGAAGATGTAAAAGCGGCTGTAACGTAAGTTttacataacataacataacataacataatgaacgaacgaacgaacgaacgaacgaacgaacgaacgaacgaacgaacgaacgaacgaacgaacgaacgaacgaacgaacgaacgaacgaacgaacgaacgaacgaacgaacgaacgaacgaacgaacgaacgaacgaactaactaactaactaactaactaactaactaactaacgaacgaacgaacgaacgaacgaacgaacgaacgaacgaacgaacgaacgaacgaacgaacgaacgaacgaacgaacgaacgaacgaacgaacgaacgaacgaacgaacgaacgaacgaacgaacgaacgaacgaacgaacgaacgaacgaacgaacgaacgaacgaacggacggactacgaacggatggacggatggacggacggacggacgaacgaatcgacgaacgaacaaacaaacaaacaaacaaacaagcgaaccaacaaaaacaaacgatccaaccaaccaacaaacaaacaagaagaaaTATTGAAAGGAACAAAGCCCGTCCTCTAAGTAAACGCATCCTTAAGCATGAAAAATCTTGATTACGAAATTGCATCATTAATATTGGTTTACTTCATAACATAAATTGTCACTCACAGAAGTGTAAGATTGCTGTGAACGCCGGAGTGTTCATGCCCTACAGCGTGAGTGATGCGCTATGCTTTTTAATACCTGACAACGGGTGATGAAATGCGTCTGGGAACCGCGTGCTAGGAAAGCCTTTGTACGGAGACTTCACTAAGCCTGCTCGACAGCTTTTGAAAGCTTTTCACTCTGAGAACTTCGTCAGGTGAAAGGTAGAAAACATATATTAAGGACATACTACACGAAGGGGCAATGAACCTTATTgttcgcgtcttttttttttttctgtggcagtAGAGATACCATGGAGTCATCATTTACTGGACTCAGTCATGGCGCCTAAAAATAACACCGAGTCAACAGACAGCCAAGGTCTAATCATCTTCCACGGACGTCAGGCCTTCTCTGACTGCAAGTGGGCCTGGCACTTTGACTTATAAAATTGCTATGACCTCTCTTATTGGCTCAAAAAGCCAACATGGCGGCATTCAACAATGCGCAGAAGGTCACTCCAGCTGGGCGTTCAAAGCACGTGCCCTCTGCGATTCTGGCCATCCCGCACCGTTACGGAGACACCAGTACCCACAGCGGCCCATGGAGAGGTGTGTCACTGACACGAAAACAGAGCGCGCGCGCAGCTCGCCTTCTCCTCCCTGGCGAGCAGGCTGACGCAGCTGTTGTGGTAGTGCCTGACGGCTTCGACCGCGTACTCGGGCCCCAGAACGGCAGTGGCCGGCCGGTTGGGACGAGAAGCGAGCGCCGCCTCCTGGACGAGCCGCTCCCAGGAGCGGGCCACGTCCTCGGTGAAGGTGCGCGCCCCGTGCGGCGAGCTCCAGTTGTGGCACACGTACTCGTACAGGTCCCGGCACGGGTCCAGCTGGCTGCCCGGCGATGCGCGGCCCTCCATGACGCCGTCGTGAGGACCCGTGACCAAGAGGGGACCGCGCGAGGGACCGAGCTTCAGAGAGGAGACAGGCATCGTGTAAAACATGTAGGCAACAGTTATTAAACGTATTTTCGgtatctttctttccttttgtcgTTTGTTATTCGAAATCAAGTGGCATTTTTTTTGTGGCCAGCACTTACGAATTGGGAGGATAATTCATTAAACCGCTAGTTTGTCTGCATGTCGTACGTAGTGCACGGATGTATTGCGCCGATGTGTACCCGAAGAAGGCAAGCGCACAAGAGGCGCCAGAAGTGAAGGCCAGGAACCATCACCGCTCATGGCGGCG
Encoded here:
- the LOC135898419 gene encoding uncharacterized protein isoform X2, yielding MWAVLLNGRPAADESQRSTLRIISPRRFWLGFTAVFLLLGAFLFWCSLRSGYPLGPSRGPLLVTGPHDGVMEGRASPGSQLDPCRDLYEYVCHNWSSPHGARTFTEDVARSWERLVQEAALASRPNRPATAVLGPEYAVEAVRHYHNSCVSLLAREEKDLRREAVHLLVALNSSWGILKPDPPDEDVVRLLLLLSLRFGLTPVLRVRFRLVGTNRTQLLVEPSKAPLPADRLPRGTAARVLSWCALYLRTRLADDDMAEMADVLRDMLSLSSRAASPRGAMRSPEVLAHLAPSVPAHVWIEAASTYAASGLSSAPPGVLIRAVSTVRSVLSVLLKAHYREMVTPLLLVQSFATVLGLHIARVLGGKKGSGGSDNERCLRLSQRVLSPVWNVLYSEAIADQRFVPRAQTLVHELRLKLRERVHASHVLDGESRVTAESKLAAVRAVFPKPSGLGGYRPRDLPAPSHSSWGGFLAHTMTALAFLQRTRRSPERGWLLTRQQSPRVRLSRDNELCVPAAQLREPFASGFPFLDLATLGTMAAQQMLQVYLSSSAGGLEFSDADVWDQLGSAILALQTAFELATFNRPSTADSSGRTRHDAPSVMSQQGLLSMRQRFFVRFCRGYCELYVNGSGRMPGRWICNAAAKHVPAFADSFYCPDDSPMVPKETCDGF
- the LOC135898419 gene encoding endothelin-converting enzyme 1-like isoform X1 codes for the protein MWAVLLNGRPAADESQRSTLRIISPRRFWLGFTAVFLLLGAFLFWCSLRSGYPLGPSRGPLLVTGPHDGVMEGRASPGSQLDPCRDLYEYVCHNWSSPHGARTFTEDVARSWERLVQEAALASRPNRPATAVLGPEYAVEAVRHYHNSCVSLLAREEKDLRREAVHLLVALNSSWGILKPDPPDEDVVRLLLLLSLRFGLTPVLRVRFRLVGTNRTQLLVEPSKAPLPADRLPRGTAARVLSWCALYLRTRLADDDMAEMADVLRDMLSLSSRAASPRGAMRSPEVLAHLAPSVPAHVWIEAASTYAASGLSSAPPGVLIRAVSTVRSVLSVLLKAHYREMVTPLLLVQSFATVLGLHIARVLGGKKGSGGSDNERCLRLSQRVLSPVWNVLYSEAIADQRFVPRAQTLVHELRLKLRERVHASHVLDGESRVTAESKLAAVRAVFPKPSGLGGYRPRDLPAPSHSSWGGFLAHTMTALAFLQRTRRSPERGWLLTRQQSPRVRLSRDNELCVPAAQLREPFASGFPFLDLATLGTMAAQQMLQAVGERGSHVDETGTAREWWTPKTRQQMWQYVLCLRQVYLSSSAGGLEFSDADVWDQLGSAILALQTAFELATFNRPSTADSSGRTRHDAPSVMSQQGLLSMRQRFFVRFCRGYCELYVNGSGRMPGRWICNAAAKHVPAFADSFYCPDDSPMVPKETCDGF